In Odontesthes bonariensis isolate fOdoBon6 chromosome 6, fOdoBon6.hap1, whole genome shotgun sequence, one genomic interval encodes:
- the ccl27a gene encoding C-C motif chemokine 27a gives MDLKGVLVIVCLCALAITSTDAGIPKCCIRTRNISVRQLVKVVRWERQDSRGVCDIDALRLYQKGKPIPICAHPQVEVFIKKLRDKMPWLQQQKTKRN, from the exons ATGGATCTGAAAGGTGTGCTTGTGATTGTCTGTCTGTGTGCTTTGGCCATCACGTCCACTGACG CTGGCATCCCAAAATGCTGCATCAGAACAAGGAACATTTCAGTGAGACAGCTTGTGAAAGTTGTACGATGGGAAAGGCAGGACAGCCGTGGTGTTTGTGACATTGATGCGCTGAG ACTTTATCAAAAGGGCAAGCCAATTCCCATATGTGCTCATCCACAGGTGGAGGTATTCATCAAAAAGCTGAGGGATAAAATGCCTTGGCTGCAACAgcagaaaacaaagagaaactgA
- the ubox5 gene encoding RING finger protein 37, whose protein sequence is MVVNLCLPHFHTTAHCNKLCADGYDVTNLVSADPALRRRGFKLEYFLRPPLQVTLKFGFQVELCRIDVELWSWGMDRGQAYKRLEISTSSDPRPPTDQKQIVQKDQKKMQLKDQKVKNRQKHQRGGCTSQQSNGHKWSSQAQQWGEEAADDPQQTSHVLKCQSNAECSNAEPEFKLVARCELTEETRLCFRHSNFRPQAPFLSPPPPQPENSRQEALWSRGLPSLGAVTQLRVTMPLGGAASSLGLKALAVWGQPARCCPTEEVERIIRIHKATERQLSRPVLFAPSVRQTSQSLQAPPSVSIPEEFLDPITQEVMMLPMLLPSGVSVDNSTLDEHQKREATWGRPPNDPFTGVPFSSTSQPLPNPQLKSRIDHFLLQKGMTKRDGIVGRQDQGDYPQASRLVTSSIHGQSQISPCLSKSSMNSNCIQSNSDNRDLNKIFDQMQDSGSGPSSIYGNRTRNAQPLCTESKSELDRGKKRDLSEISSETADVSTTKKLVQPQTKRPRNDLVSAPTCSTHEQRLSASLDEALLSALKGRPSFTSNLPQQREGVSNSSPLSSPGQSKTSSISDTSAGQSPGGKVCSACSRSVSAYSTSAPSIYRLICGHLLCRPCLQKETKRPDITSTSGPFLCPTCQMPTPRGRIIRVHH, encoded by the exons ATGGTTGTGAATCTTTGTCTGCCACATTTTCACACAACGGCTCATTGCAACAAG CTGTGTGCAGATGGCTATGATGTCACAAACCTTGTGTCAGCTGACCCGGCTCTCCGGAGGCGGGGCTTTAAACTGGAATACTTCCTACGTCCACCCCTGCAG GTAACATTGAAGTTTGGCTTCCAGGTGGAGCTATGCAGGATAGATGTGGAGCTGTGGTCTTGGGGAATGGACCGAGGACAGGCCTACAAAAGACTGGAGATCAGCACCAGTTCTGATCCACGGCCTCCCACAGACCAAAAACAGATTGTGCAAAAGGATCAGAAAAAGATGCAGTTGAAGGACCAGAAAGTAAAGAACAGGCAGAAACACCAAAGGGGTGGCTGTACATCTCAGCAGAGTAATGGCCACAAGTGGAGTTCTCAGGCCCAGCAGTGGGGTGAAGAGGCTGCTGATGATCCTCAACAAACAAGCCATGTGCTCAAGTGTCAGTCAAACGCTGAATGCAGCAATGCTGAGCCAGAATTTAAGCTGGTTGCTCGTTGTGAACTTACGGAGGAGACTCGACTCTGTTTCAGACATTCGAATTTTCGTCCCCAGGCACCATTTCTTTCCCCTCCGCCTCCACAGCCGGAGAACTCTCGGCAGGAGGCGCTGTGGAGCCGAGGTCTGCCCTCTCTGGGCGCTGTGACACAGCTTCGCGTGACGATGCCTTTAGGCGGTGCGGCATCTTCTCTGGGGCTGAAAGCGTTGGCTGTGTGGGGACAACCTGCTCGCTGCTGCCCCACAGAAGAGGTGGAGAGGATTATAAGAATCCACAAGGCCACTGAAAGACAGCTTTCGAGACCCGTGCTTTTTGCCCCTTCTGTCAGACAAACCTCACAATCATTGCAAGCACCTCCAAG TGTCTCCATCCCAGAAGAATTCCTTGATCCTATAACACAAGAGGTGATGATGCTACCCATGCTGCTCCCCAGCGGTGTGTCAGTGGACAACTCCACCCTGGACGAGCACCAGAAGAGGGAAGCCACGTGGGGTCGACCGCCAAATGACCCCTTTACCGGCGTCCCGTTCTCTTCAACCTCCCAGCCTCTTCCCAACCCGCAGCTGAAGAGCCGCATTGACCACTTCCTCCTGCAGAAAGGGATGACGAAGAGGGACGGGATAGTGGGGAGACAAGACCAAGGAGATTATCCACAAGCCTCAAGACTTGTAACCTCCAGCATACATGGACAGTCCCAGATTTCTCCATGTCTGAGTAAAAGTTCAATGAACAGTAACTGCATTCAGTCCAATTCTGATAACAGAGACTTGAACAAGATTTTTGACCAAATGCAAGATAGTGGATCAGGACCATCATCGATTTACGGGAATCGCACTCGTAACGCACAGCCTCTTTGCACAGAGAGCAAGTCAGAGTTGGACAGAGGAAAGAAACGAGATCTAAGTGAAATTTCCAGCGAAACGGCAGATGTATCAACAACTAAAAAGCTAGTACAACCTCAAACAAAAAGACCAAGAAATGATTTGGTTTCTG CCCCCACCTGCAGCACTCACGAGCAGCGTTTGTCAGCTAGTCTGGATGAGGCGCTACTGTCTGCCCTGAAGGGTCGACCCTCCTTCACCTCAAACTTGCCCCAACAAAGGGAGGGTGTTTCTAACTCTAGCCCTCTGAGCAGCCCAGGGCAGAGCAAGACTTCAAGCATTTCTGATACGTCCGCAG GTCAGTCGCCGGGTGGAAAGGTGTGCTCCGCCTGTTCTCGTTCAGTCTCTGCGTACTCGACATCGGCGCCATCCATCTACCGGCTGATCTGCGGTCACCTGCTCTGCCGCCCCTGCCTCCAGAAAGAGACGAAACGACCAGACATTACATCGACATCTGGTCCCTTTTTGTGTCCAACTTGCCAAATGCCTACCCCACGTGGTCGCATCATACGTGTGCACCACTGA
- the avp gene encoding vasopressin-neurophysin 2-copeptin, translating to MHHSLFPLCVLGLLALSSACYIQNCPRGGKRAVPETGVRQCMSCGPGDRGRCFGPSICCGEDLGCLLGSPESVYCVEENYLLTPCQAGGRPCGSEGGRCAASGFCCNSESCMVDSDCLGEAEATDPAHSSARSSPTELLLRLLHVASRGQNEY from the exons ATGCATCACTCCCTGTTCCCCCTGTGCGTCCTGGGACTCCTCGCTCTCTCATCCGCCTGCTACATCCAGAACTGCCCCCGAGGAGGGAAGCGGGCGGTGCCGGAGACtggagtcagacag TGCATGTCTTGCGGCCCTGGAGACAGGGGCCGCTGCTTTGGCCCCAGTATCTGCTGTGGGGAGGACCTGGGCTGCCTGTTGGGCTCCCCAGAATCAGTATATTGTGTGGAGGAAAACTACCTGCTCACCCCCTGCCAGGCAGGTGGGAGACCCTGTGGATCTGAGGGAGGACGTTGCGCTGCTTCAGGATTCTGCTGCAACTCTG AGAGCTGTATGGTGGACTCTGACTGCCTCGGGGAGGCAGAGGCCACAGATCCAGCCCACAGCTCTGCAAGGAGCTCgcccacagagctgctgctgcgtCTCCTTCATGTGGCCAGCAGAGGACAGAATGAGTACTGA